In Oryzias latipes chromosome 6, ASM223467v1, the sequence GACCAggacaagaggaaggcagagacaagacttatatacagacggcactgacaagacacaggtgacaacgatcaggagagattggaagCAGGGAAGtcaaaactcaaaagcatgacaaaacaggaaaccttccaaaataaaacagggaacagaactcaaacatggcagagacaaaaggaagcaaaaacaaaggcagacacccaaaccatgacaaatggaaaaacaatcCGTTGACATGAATTCTACTATTTGTGGAGGAATTTGTCTTAAATTacagatgacatcacagcaacaTTATTGCAATTTCATTTTGACACTAACCTGGGGTGTCATCAGCAGGGAAGCATCAATGGGAGGAAGATTTCTGCTGAGTTTTCACTTTATTAAACTCGTGTCACGTTTGTTATAGTCGTTCATGTGTCTGACCTCCTCGTACTCACAGGCGTCCTTACAAACccagaaaactgtgttttttttctttgttgcctTGCAGTAATCCCTGTGGATCCTGAGAGCAACGCGGCTCGGCGGTCGCTGCTCAAGGAGGTTCTGCAAGGACAGAGCCCTCAGATGGAGAGGTAAGGTCCAGACCAACAGAGGTCTTCTATGACTTCATTCTAGCTTTATCCCAGCAGCAGAGACACTAAAACCTGTTCAAATCCTTGTTCAGCAGTGATTCGTGCTGCAGCAGCGTTTTCACATCAAACTGAGATTGTTGAATGTTAAAGGGTAAAATTTTGCTGTGTGTCAAACAGAATCCGCTTTACAGTGGTGAGTGAGCCGCCGGAAGAGGAGGAACAAGAGAGGGAGTGTGAGGATGTGGGTGTGGCCTACCTGAGAATACCTGAGATCCTGGAGAAACAGGAAGAGCTGATGGAGGTCGACTTGGACGGTGAGAGCACACGAAACACACAAATTTGATCCAAGTCTGATCTTGAGCTGATCATCCATGCTTTTATCTCTTCTCATTTAGACTACTGCAATTctctttttacctgttttaataaaaagtccCTTAAATATCTCCAATTGGTCCAAAACTCTGCAGCAAGGCTCTTAACTGGAACCAATAAGTGCACTCATCCCTCCCCTCTGCTTTTATCACTACACTGGCTTCCTATTAAATTTAGAATAGAatttaagattttaattttaGAGCCTTGCACGGCTCTAAAAGCTTTGCACGGACAAACCCCAAAATACATTTCTAACCTTCAACTCCCTACACTCCTTTACGTTCCTTGAGGTCCACTGATGAGAATCTTTTGTGttccaaaaactcattttaaaactaGGTGAGACCTCGCCTGTCAGCCGACTTTGGAATGACCTCCTTCTGTCTCTACGCCAGATTCACTCAGTCGCGTGTTTTAAAACTCAAGTTAAGACGTCTTTATTTAGGATAGCTTTTAGCTGACCTTTACTTGTgttcacttttatttgtttgtttgttcgttTACTTCTATGCCAGAGTGagttttatttgggttttacCTGCTTTCGAGTCCCTGTGCCATTCTGTGTTCTTTGTCtgcttttatcttgttttaacattgtgaagcactttgcgAGTCGTTCTCTCCAAAAAGTCCTATACAAAGTAAGATTTACTATTAAAAGATTTACTTACAAAAACTGAAACGTTATGCGAACTCAGGACTTATTGGAGGTGTGATGGAACCGAGCGGGTCACATTAGAACAGCTTCACATCTGACAAGAGATTCTctgttgaaatattttttctctCAACCTTCCTTACATCTGAAATTTTATTTCAGAGATTTAGAGGGTTTCTGGGTTCCTCCAAATCCCTGTGGTCCAGTTGTAGAAAAGGGTACTGTTGGGCTGACGGGAACATCACTCATCAGTATGTCCTGGTGTTGTGGGTCCGTCTGTATCTGCAGTGTTGGACGTGGAGGACAACAACGAGGTGCTGGGCCACCTAACTGTGTCTGTGGAGGGGCTGGAGGCACTGCAGGCCATCATGGAGGACCTGGACAAAGCCGAACCAGTACTGGACTGAACCTTTCTGTTGGAGGTGGAACATCTGCTGATCCAAACATGAACATCAACGTATATCACAGACTCTGCAGCTTCTGAAATGGATCCATCAAAAAACCAGGAATCTTTTTTTATCTAAGTTTACAAAAGTCTGCTTGAAGTTTTGACAATAGACCTTTTTTTTAccagctttgctgatttaaattaaaatttctatttattgtaAAGTGTCGGTGTTGGGGTCATGTGACAATAATCTcaaccaaaaatatttgaaataaaaaagaaaacaaatgattattttctacattttctaaacctgcctttttgtgattgtgtgtgtgtggggggggcatcttttgaagtttgatttttagttttccttttcatttcttcttcgGCAGATTTCACTATAGCTTCATCATGCTGCTAAATCTGCTgcacatgcaaaaaaaagtgctcaaACTGTGTTCAGCGTTAAGTGATGCTGGGGTGGggttggtgggcgggggggctTGTCCTCAGCAGCTGACACCCCCACATAAGAGGAGAAGATGAAGAGCTGCAGCATCCGAGCTGAAGACGACCATTGTAGGAGCAGGTAAGTCTGATGTGAGCTCgggttttctttgcttttctgaTATCTCACTGATCAGATGCTTGTTCTGCCTTCagctttagtttgtgttgcttGTTTTGCTCATCAGAGGAAATGTTAGTTTGAAGTTGAATATTTTCCTAGACTTCTcagaaatgtattaaaactgcatttttttaatctctcaGTTCCAAAGCCCACAGGATGTCCATTTCCTCATGCTGTTCTGGTCTGACAAAAACAGCCTTATCTGATGTTTTTGGCTTTGCTACCATCAGACTATATGCACCACTCCACCCTTAGATGTGTTTTTCTTAGCAGCGTGTCTGAATTTGACCCcctgaagtttgttttttctgcttttaactCACAGATCCAGTGATAGAAGTTCCATTGTGAATTCGGTCACAGTCCAGCAGTTCTCTCTGACTGGACCATGTCGAGTTCATCCTGTCCGTGACCCATTCTCAGGATTTGTGTTCTGAGCATTTCTGATCCATGGGCGAGTGCTGAACTTGTTCTGACCCGAAGTCTCTtcagaaagagactttttttgttttaagggtTCGCTCAGCTTCTCCGGACAATCTGGAATTTTTAGAGTGCTACTATTGCCAACTTTAGTTTTGTTGGTTACACCACACAGCTGTCTGCAAGATCTGCAGCATCACCCgaaaaaactaaactgaagGATTGAGAACTCTATCTTCATACTTGCACCAGATATTGTCTTTTTATTCCATTAATTAGATGCTGGAACATGTTCTACAGCATCAGAGGGTTATAAGTCAAGGTGTTGTTGAACACGGATCAAGAGCAGAAGTTAAGGAGCTGTAGACAAGTAGACCAGGTTACCTCTGAAAACAACAGATTCTGTCAGAACCACCTTTCCGTGTCCGCTGATGTCAGGTGGGATACTCCACCAGATTCTTCAATTATCTCTGATGGACTATGCAAAGTAGGGAAGAGGTTAGCATCCTCACCTCATggcgagaaggccctggttcaaatcccagctgtgtGGATTTATGGGTTTACCCCAGGCAGTACGGCTTCCTCACCACAGTCAATAATATGCAATGCAGGTTCGTTGGTGAATCTGAGGCTTGTGATGGACTGGCAGGGTTTGCGTAGCagtggctaggataggctccagcaaccatgtgacCCCAATAATCAGTTAAATTGATTTCATATCAGTTTTGTTAAACAGCTAAGATGTTCTGGAAACTACAAGCCAGTAAAACACTGTGTTCAGGTCTGTCCTTCCAGGACTTGGCGTGTTGTATTTCTTGTCTGCAGCTGccatctccatagcaacagcCTGAAAAGCAGAAGGACGAGCAGCTGTTCCTGAAGCTCTGTAAGACGCTTAGAGAGGAAATCCCACAGGTTCATATCCTGTTTTTCAAACCCTGCTGCTGTACTAGTTCTGAACCTCTGTGAAGCCGGTTCTGTGTGGACCTCGGAGCTGAGCCTACTAGAAACACATGTACGACTGACAAAGCTCACAAAGAACaatgaaaaaccaaaatgaaaagtCTTATGTTTTCATACATCTCTATGCTTCAACAAACGATTCTCATTTAGTTTTTATGGTTGGGTTACGGCAGGTATGTGTTCTATTTGACAGTTTAATATAAAGTAGGAATTAGAGCTTCTGGATTAGAAAACAGAagaattatgaaaataaatgtagcaTATATTAGAATGAGCGGAAGAAAAATGAAGTTTAGATTCTTTACGGAATAAAGACTTGTCAGTTTGATGCTCCTTGTTTGGgttcagttgttttatttcagccAAAAACACAACCTTTGTCTCCGCCAAACATCAAAATGTAATTCAAGATGAATGATGGAGAAGAAAATGACCAAACTGATGGTTGAGGAGAGCCAATCTCTGAATCAAACATTCACAAGGATCAAATGTTGTGCTTGTTTCTTCCGGCTGCAGCGGAGTGTCCTGCATCATGAGTGTGGACGAAGACGCTCGCTGGCTGGAGTGGGTCACCAAACAATTTGAGAGCATTGCAGGAGATGACAAAGAGATTAATCTCTGTGAATTTAAAACTGCTCTCAAAGTAAAAGAGGTAAGATCAGTCCTTTTTCTGAGGACCAAAGAGTTGTTTCCTTTCAGACCAAACATTAAgggtgaaaaaatgaaaaaaaaaaaagatgggttttgaaaattcatgttttgtttggtgAAATATGGTATGAAATATGTGTGTAGGCTGCACAGCCGGAACCCATACCTTATGATTGAGGTTTTAACTGACAACTAaagaacggggggggggggggggggggggacgacgACAATAAAAGCTCAGAAAACTGAAGTCATTTGAAACATGGGGGGTTTGTCCGGGATAGAAATCCTATTCCACCAATTTAAGGTACAGCACTTCTAGATATCAGTCCCCTATTTGGATGTTTTGGTAAggtcgcctttttttttttttactttttcgtTTTTTAGTCAGCAGTagttttagtctgttttttaactttataatacttagttatttttttgtttttatacttttatatcattgtttttattattattttattattatttattattttttaattcttaagtcttttatttgttttgtgtttgttgtggcaAATGGACCTTGTGTCTATAATAATAAAGCTTCCTAAATacataaagaaagttaagcttaaaagcTCCTTTGGCATGGTTCTTCCAGCTTCTGGGCGTTTGTTCAGATTGGCGAATTGGCCTGCTCACAGGTGGATGTCATATTCATCATGTTCATATGGCAAAGCTACACAAACAACTGCTTATGCAATGAAACAGACAATGTAAAATAAACAggactaaaaaaatgtaatacacCATGCAGCAAATgagaatccataaaaaatgtcaGACTGCCCTTTGACAAAATGACAGCCAGCAAACAAACTTAATCATTGTGAAGAGATCAGATTGATTGAGtttgatgtttgcatttttcttttttgtagtctTTCTTCGCTGAGCGTTTCTTTGCCCTGTTCGACTCGGACGGCAGTGGATCCATCAGTCTGGATGAGCTGCTGAAAGCTCTAGACCTCCTAATCCACGGCACTGAGACTGACAAGCTCCGCTTCCTGTTCCAGGTGTACGACGTGGACGGTCCGTTCAAATACAAACGTTTCACCCAGCCTGTTTCATGATGAAAGATAATTTAATGGCATGAGGTATGATCTACTTGAACAAAACCTTTGTTCTCACTGACAGGGAGTGGCTCCATTGATCCAGACGAGCTGAGAACAGTTCTGAAGTCATGTCTGAGCGAAAGTGCCATCTCCTTGCCGGAGGAGAAGCTGGACGACCTCACACTAGTTCTTTTTGAGTCGGCTGATACAGACAACAGCGGCTCCATCACGTTTGAGGAGCTcaaagaggagctggagaatTTCCCAGAGGTTATGGAGAACCTTACCATCAGGTTAACCTCACGCTTGCTCCTGAACTAGCAAACATCAGATAAAGCGTTGTAAGCCTATGGAGTTTTGGTTTAGTACTAGTAAATCTGGCTTTGACAAACCTGAAtctgcaaaagaaatgtttcttactaaataaaaatgtatttgagatAAATGCAAAACTACACATGCTTTGCTTTCCATTTCTGCAGTGCTGCCAACTGGCTGAAGCCCCCTGACCTGGACCAAAATAAGCATCAGACCCCTCGGTACCTGACCCGAGCCTACTGGCAGAATAACAGTCGGAAGCTGCTGTTTTTATTCGGATACGGCGTCCTCAACCTGCTGCTCTTTGTCGTTGCCATGCTGCGGCACAGCGACGGCGGTGTCTGGCTCATGGTGGCCAGAGGCTGTGGCCAGTGTCTGAACTTCAACTGCACCTTTATTGTGGTACGGCTGCACGATGCCTCTCCGAAAGCAGCAGATATGAGCTGTTGCAGAGCTCTGGTCTCAGATTTAAGAAAAGCCATGTTGTTTTTGTGCCGATGATGTCAAGGAAAACTGCAGAAAGTTTTCTTATAGCACTATTCAAGTTCAAAATGTTCTGAAGAACATTGCAATTAGTTTAGAAACACAAAGTTTGTGGAGACATCATGAATGCAGGTCTTCCAAGAACTGCAATTGAAAGCAACCGCACTGCTGCTACCCCTGAGTgggcttttgtttttcagttatcAGATTTGCTGAAGCCTCTTGATGTAACTTAATTCTATATGAACACTTTTTAACTCATTTCTATTGTTACAGCTTTTTACTATTAGCAGTTTTTCAGCTAAAGATTGAATTCAACAAAATGAACAAGGAAGTAAATgtctttctgctttttcctcAATGCCTGAATTCTTTGTTATGAAGCTAAACTTCATGGGTTGAGTGCAGCAGTGCCAACATCTTCCTGTTACGGGACGGGGTAGGAGTGTTGTGTTCTGTCATTGTGCatgtttattttacaacaaaacctccaaaaaaaatgctttttagccCAAGTGCTCAATGCTTTTACTCGTTTTTTCTAACTGTTTTGGTGGACTGATGGCACAGAAAATGTATGCTCTTCCACCACCTCTACTTTCATCTCTGGGTCATGAGTAAGACCACGCCCCCCCTCAGATATTTTGCTGCTGTGAGGATAACGGCAGGATGGTATTTTCTGCCCTGTCTGTGTTCAGGTGTTGATGCTGCGCCGTTGTTTAACCTGGCTGAGAGCTACCTGGGTGGTAAGAGTCTTACCTCTGGACCAGAACATCCTGCTGCATCAGATCGTCGGATACGCCATCTTTTGCTTCTCGCTGGGGCACGCCATCGCACACGTTGTCAACTTTGGTTCGCACACTTACAGAACCTCCACATCAAGACTTACATTAGGATTAGACTTAAATTTAAGATCTTAGTTCTGGATCTTGTGACTCTTTCGTCACATTCTGCGGGTCTGGATGATTGGACTCCCTGAGACAGACCTCCCAATTAAGATTATAACCTTTTCTTGTTGATAAATTTAAGATTTGACGTCCAGTAAAAAGATTGGATCCAGCCTTGAACCTGGTCAGCTGATGTTGACCCATGATctggttgtgtgtgttttagccaACCTGTCACAGCACAGTGAGTTCCTATTGTGGGAGTACCTGCTGACAACACGGCCCATGATAGGTTGGGTGAAAGGGACAGCATCGCTGACGGGGGTGGTGCTGCTTCTACTCATCTGCCTCATGGTGCTCTGCTCCAGCACCTTCGTGCGACGCAGCGGACACTTTGAGGTCAGAGTCCAGAAGAGTGGGTCTTTTGAGGAAGTGCATAGAGAAGAATGTCTTGTTTTAATGGATCTTCCACAGGTGTTCTATTGGTCTCACCTGTCCTACATCTGGGTCTTGATCCTACTCATAGTCCACTGTGCAAACTTCTGGAAGTGGTTCGTGGTTCCAGGTCTGCTTTTCCTGTTGGAGAAGATTGTAGGAATCGCCGTGTCCCGCATGGGCGGTCTCTACATTGTTGAGGTCAACCTTCTGCCATCGAAGGTGAGGAAAGAAAACATGATGGACAACATCCCACTCAAGTCACGTTTCCTTCAGGAGTTTGGAgttaaatgcagtttgagaTCTGCTTTGATGCCATCAGACGTCCATCATcaattttttttgaaattttcatGTGACCAGGTGACTCACCTGGTCATCAAACGTCCTCAGTTCTTCCATTTCAAACCTGGAGATTACATCTACATCAACATCCCAGTGATAGCCAAGTATGAGTGGCACCCGTTCACCATCAGCAGCGCTCCAGAACAGTCAGGTACAGAAGTCCCTGCAACATTTCTTATTCCTTTTGCAATTTCTGCTCCGTTAATCCAGAACAGAGATGGAATGCATCTGCATCGGAAATCCCAGTGGATCTAAAAAGAGGGTAAAGATCTCTGCCCCTGCTGCAGGAAAGCTTCACTCTAAATAACTGACCCTGAAAGTTCCTCTTACCGGTCTTTAATCAGCTGTTCTTGTGTAAAAAACTCTGAAATATTTATCACTTTAATCCAACTTGTTTATAacaagatttccttttttttaaagttgttcttTGTTACTCTCAGTggttaaatctgtttttatctgCTCACTCTGGAACTACAGACACGCTGTGGCTTCACGTTCGCTCTATGGGCCAGTGGACCAACCGTCTGTATGAATATTTCAGGCAGACAGATAGCATGGAGCTCTGCAGTGGAAGACTGGCCACCAGCTTAAAGAAGCGCAGACAACAAGCCAAGGCAGAGGTAGAACCCAAAAGACCTCAggccttattttgaaaagttcaaagctatttgtttttgtcagcaGGACCAATTGTTTGGGTCTGCGAGTGCTGACAGAGCCGTGGCATCAACTGAGGATGAATCGATCGAGCTGACAATGTTCCGACAAAACGGCTTTCACTCCGGAGAGACGTCATCTTTACAGTCAGGGGCTCAGGGCCTCGTGGAACATGTGATGGACGAACCaggtccagcagagggagaAGAGGCTCCTTCACTCAGAGAGGTCAGGTTTTAAAGCTGCAGGTCCCTCCAAGTAAGGGGCAACCCAATTCTggtccttaaagtcccactctaatcagattttgatcaattttcaaagcattcccactCCTGGTAGTCATTTAATCATAATTATTTTTAcctaaaatccaaaaacctgtattgttttctaggtcatatttcctgcagagcagcaggagtttgtcAGAAGTTTgccagagttgtgggcgggactgttggtgcagagcaaatCAGAGAGCTTGGAgcaaggaggagcagggagtttgtggcccacccagcgtattttccatGTCATAATTAAGCTATTTTCCAAATGCCCTtttcttgtctgctcctgattcactccagttttaacaaagaaatactcagaaatgcaattttatgcttTGTGTTCTTTATAAATGccctccatcaacagaaaaatgccacaaaaagttgttaaaaacgtcaaaaacacaatttccattggagtgggtcttcaagccCATTTTTTATACAGTCTGACATTTGTTGTTCTACCTTGCTGCAAACTCCATTAATGACCCAAAACTAATGAATTGTTTCTGTGAAGAGAAGGAAAATTCAGGCTCTTCACCGGCTGCCCCCAGAATTTGCCCCAATGACCTTCAGTTCTTCCTGTGTTCCTTCACCTGCAGGTTTCAGCAAAGTTTGCTGAGAACCACAGAGTCTGCAACATCAAGGTAAAGAACTATGGAAGCATACATGTctcataaatcaaaataaaagtttatattaattaagtgacagactGAGCGGGgttgtagaagaagaaaaaaagcagcttggctagtttatttttatttttatttttgagtcaaagaacacagctttattgtgaaaattaaaaaaaagcatttccggtattgacttttattatgAAATACGAGACACATATGCATCCATAAAGAACGTTTTCAGTCTGACAGCTTGTAACTATAGCAACTGTTTTTGCGATTGTCAGATTTAGACAAACTTTTTATTGCTGGTTGATTTCTTGTCTGCCTGAAATTGTAACCTTTCATGCTGAGGGACTGCAGCGCCTCCTACTGATGGAAGAAAGCCatgaaaaactttaataaatattaAGAATTGCTGCTACTTggtggatttaaagaaaaaaagtagtacGTTTAAGACAAATACGGCTTATTGCACAAAACTAAATGAGACATTTCAGTTTTCTCTCAGCACTCTAACTGACTGACCTGAATTTTTTATCAGCGCTATACAGTAGTGTTACAGTTTCTCCATCTCAGCAGCTTCTGATTAATGATTCTATAAAGTAATATTGGCACAAAACGTTCTGCTGCAGCCAGCCTTTCATGATTTGGAGAGGGAGACAGAAAACTGCAATCCAGTCTGCTTCATGAGTGGTTGCAGATTTTTCAGCTTTCTGCTCTGATGATGGTAAATCTAAGAGGTCAAAGGAAGCAGACTGGATTCAGCAGCACTTTAGATCTGATGAAGATCAGATTTGATGAAGATTACTCCCAGATCTTATTTGATATTAATATTAGCATACTGATGGATCTGATATATGATCTACACTTGGACTGGTGAGATATAAACAACTCTAAATAGAAGTTATGAACCAGCTTATGAGAAataagtttaaacaaaaaggttGAATAAAGCATAATAGGGTGTGACTGTATAAGTTCAGTTCCTCCCACTCCTCATGTTATTCAATTAAACTCTTTTAAACAAACTTCACTTTTGATGGATTCATTGTGAACTGTAGTGTATGGATACgtacaaatatgtctatttatgattaagagtaaATTTAATGTCATCATTTACATGCCTAAGTTTATTGACATACATGGATGTGTATCTTCTTTTACTctataatcttttatttttccaataaaatCAAGACTAATCATTCAAAGTTTGACATTATCTATGCATacgtgtatttttattttgtttgtcttctttggtaatctttttctgttttaataaaaaaaattccaaatccAGGATCATTGAGGAAATCGGACGTTGATCAGAAAAGAGCTTCCCAAAATACACAAGTGAATGTACCAGTAGCAAATAAGTCAAACCGCTTTACCTCGCTTTGTACTCATCAGACGTTGGCCTGTACAGCATATTTTTCCACAAGAATTCACTACAAACAACAATGCGATTGGCCACTTTGTTAATTTCTCATATtagtaacaataacataaatacaaatcaattttcttttctacATGGTAAGGTAAGTCTTTATGGCATCTACTGGATTGTTGTTGGAGAGATATTGACTCTAAGTGTTGAAGGTTAACTGTCAGTGTCTAATACTGTGAAGCTGTAAGAATCCTGCAGTTACTGCAGGGGTGTCACATATATGTCAGTGTTATGTAGATGGACCGTATGGAACGCCAACTCGACAGATTTTTACTTCTGAGCACGCCGTCCTGATCGGAGCAGGAATCGGCATCACACCTTTCGCCTCAATCCTGCAGAGCATCATGTACCGGTAAGAAAACTGATAAGGTCCACAACCTCGCCCTCCCCTAAGAGCCTCAGAGAATGAAAGGTTTCACCTGAATTTTTCCAGATCAAACATCATTGCAGCGTTTTTAGAGAAGCGTCTGCTCATCAGCCATGAACCTGCTTGAGCTCATTTGATGTACTATACAGTAGTTGTTCAGTTGGAGCTTGTTGCTTGGATCATTGCAGACTTCAGACCTCACTGTTTCTCATGACAGATAAGCAAACCTACACATGTAAATCTGAGATGCTGCGTGATCTCCACAGATATCGCCTGAGGAAGCAGAACTGTCCGAGCTGCAACTTCTCCTGGTGTGAAAATCTCAAAGACAGCGACATGACGCTCCGCAAAGTAAGAGCACATAACCGTGCACGCAATTCAGAGTTCCAAATTGCAGCTCGACTGAGTCTGCTTTCCCACTGCAGGTTGACTTTATCTGGATCAACAGAGACCAGAAATCCTTCGAGTGGTTTGTTAGTTTGCTGACCAAACTGGAGATGGACCAGGCTGACGAGGAGCCCGAGGGTGAGGAGGACTTTGCAAACTAAAGGATGAAGCAGATCTTAGAAGACTATGAATTTACTTTAACAAAGCTGGgctcagttaaaaaaacagggaAGTTGAACTGATAGGCTAAAACTTTGCAGGTGCTGAGGTACCATCAGAACTGAACCACAGAGCAAAAACctgaactgaaaaaaaggaGCTGAAATACAGAGAAAGAATGACAAAGAGCTTCACACCAGAAAGAAGGTTGCTCAACATTTCACCTGCTTTGCAGTAGTTTATGGTCTTTATATTCAGGAAAATGTTGTGATAAGTCAGTTAGATGAACAGTGACTCAATCAAATATTTTGTGCATGAATTGTGCACGAAGGTTGAAACTTTGAGGAAGTGAGGAGGAGATCATGATCTGACCTGTTGGACATCATGGTGTCCAACAGTTCCAAGAGGACCTGACCTCAGACAGGgttgtccaaaaaaaacaattctgatcATTTGTCGAGTGATCCTGGTTCTGGGGTCTACTGGTGCCCTTTGCAGCtcagtttttatgtttgcagGACGTTTCCTGGAGATGCACATGTACATGACATCCGCACTCAGCAAGAACGACATGAAGGCTATCGGCCTGCAGATGGCGCTCGACCTGCTGGccaagaaagagaagaaagactCCATCACCGGGCTGAGGACC encodes:
- the nox5 gene encoding NADPH oxidase 5, translated to MKSCSIRAEDDHCRSSGVSCIMSVDEDARWLEWVTKQFESIAGDDKEINLCEFKTALKVKESFFAERFFALFDSDGSGSISLDELLKALDLLIHGTETDKLRFLFQVYDVDGSGSIDPDELRTVLKSCLSESAISLPEEKLDDLTLVLFESADTDNSGSITFEELKEELENFPEVMENLTISAANWLKPPDLDQNKHQTPRYLTRAYWQNNSRKLLFLFGYGVLNLLLFVVAMLRHSDGGVWLMVARGCGQCLNFNCTFIVVLMLRRCLTWLRATWVVRVLPLDQNILLHQIVGYAIFCFSLGHAIAHVVNFANLSQHSEFLLWEYLLTTRPMIGWVKGTASLTGVVLLLLICLMVLCSSTFVRRSGHFEVFYWSHLSYIWVLILLIVHCANFWKWFVVPGLLFLLEKIVGIAVSRMGGLYIVEVNLLPSKVTHLVIKRPQFFHFKPGDYIYINIPVIAKYEWHPFTISSAPEQSDTLWLHVRSMGQWTNRLYEYFRQTDSMELCSGRLATSLKKRRQQAKAEQDQLFGSASADRAVASTEDESIELTMFRQNGFHSGETSSLQSGAQGLVEHVMDEPGPAEGEEAPSLREVSAKFAENHRVCNIKCYVDGPYGTPTRQIFTSEHAVLIGAGIGITPFASILQSIMYRYRLRKQNCPSCNFSWCENLKDSDMTLRKVDFIWINRDQKSFEWFVSLLTKLEMDQADEEPEGRFLEMHMYMTSALSKNDMKAIGLQMALDLLAKKEKKDSITGLRTRTQPGRPEWGKVFQKLSKENKGKVHVFYCGAPSLAKAIKAQCERFGFNFYKENF